The Roseiconus lacunae genome includes a region encoding these proteins:
- a CDS encoding AAA family ATPase, with protein MREFADHQTTIRSELAKVIVGQHETIEQLLASIYTKGHCLLEGVPGLAKTLIVSTLASILDVSFKRIQFTPDLMPSDITGTQVLEEDESGKRQFRFVEGPIFTNILLADEINRTPPKTQAALLEAMQEKQVTVGRETYQLPKPFFTIATQNPIEQEGTYPLPEAQLDRFMFNIKLDYPSAAEEEQILTATTRGETPSVNKVLSARAILNVQQLVTSVAVNPFVIKYVTSLVRATRPSDTSAPKYVRELVDFGAGPRAGQNLIAGAKAIAAMDGRFSVDIGDVRRIALPVLRHRLGTNFQATAEGMDSDSVVRRLIDDIQPPQPEKLTK; from the coding sequence TTGCGTGAATTTGCCGATCACCAGACGACGATTCGTTCCGAGTTGGCCAAGGTCATCGTCGGCCAGCATGAAACGATCGAGCAACTGCTGGCGTCGATTTACACCAAAGGGCATTGCTTGCTCGAAGGCGTCCCCGGTTTGGCAAAGACGTTGATTGTGAGCACGTTGGCGAGCATCCTGGATGTTTCGTTCAAGCGGATTCAGTTCACACCCGACTTGATGCCGTCGGACATCACCGGCACCCAGGTGCTTGAAGAAGACGAAAGCGGAAAACGGCAATTTCGTTTTGTCGAAGGCCCGATCTTCACCAACATTTTGTTGGCCGACGAAATCAACCGGACCCCTCCGAAGACACAGGCCGCGCTGCTTGAAGCGATGCAGGAGAAACAGGTCACCGTCGGACGGGAAACGTACCAGTTGCCCAAGCCGTTCTTTACCATCGCGACACAAAACCCGATCGAACAAGAAGGCACCTACCCGTTGCCCGAGGCGCAGCTTGACCGGTTCATGTTCAACATCAAGCTGGACTATCCTTCGGCTGCCGAAGAAGAACAAATCCTGACAGCAACCACGCGTGGTGAAACACCGTCGGTGAACAAGGTGCTTTCGGCACGGGCGATTCTCAATGTGCAGCAATTGGTCACGAGCGTGGCCGTCAATCCGTTTGTAATCAAGTATGTGACATCGCTGGTGCGGGCGACACGTCCTTCGGACACTTCGGCGCCCAAGTATGTTCGCGAATTGGTCGACTTTGGTGCCGGACCTCGCGCCGGCCAAAACTTGATCGCCGGTGCAAAAGCGATCGCGGCGATGGATGGACGATTTAGCGTTGATATCGGTGACGTGCGGCGGATCGCGCTGCCCGTGCTACGGCATCGGCTTGGCACTAACTTCCAAGCGACGGCCGAGGGGATGGATAGCGATTCGGTGGTTCGCCGATTGATCGATGACATTCAGCCACCGCAACCGGAAAAGCTGACGAAATGA
- a CDS encoding S8 family peptidase — protein sequence MLAGDLCDVEVVPTSSQTTPAPTLQSVLLGATEYAASDAAGGTLASAANLGVIEGSVQRQGSLSWLDRLDIVHFEITEDSQVSFAVDQLGGNADLYLINRQGNILASSTNRGFGEELIRGKLRSGEYYLAVSARTFSPISYRLSLDVESLVPINESPSSDSPATETPAETTPSLLPEVDDFGSSLDWNLNAIGAPEAWAAGYTGQGVTVAVIDTGVDLDHPDLQRSIYVNAGEIPGNGIDDDQNGYVDDVSGYDFVDGDADANDGNGHGTHVAGTIAAANNSVGATGVAPEANVLPIRVLDDSGRGSDSGVAAGIRYAADIGAQIINLSLGGGTSSRIAAAIEYATSLGSLVVAAAGNESSAVPSYPAQYSRESTSVLSVGAFDSSGQIASFSNGVDSSGAVQIDAPGVGIYSTYLDGRYATLSGTSMATPHVAGVAALILSADPDLTSSELRELLASRTIGQVNGSDSLGKLSTLSAVAMAAAGTSVNASTDSQVRASTSSTTVRATWMPRSSSDARLASSNRLLSPSVNRDATGGRHFGGEPGQPLSSSTTVSTEFTPTMLPTTLVAESSVDAIDCLMMDESGLGESGQPDRDALDAFFAGSDRLSIS from the coding sequence ATGTTAGCCGGTGACCTTTGCGATGTCGAAGTCGTCCCAACGTCTTCGCAAACCACCCCAGCACCGACACTCCAAAGTGTCTTGTTGGGTGCAACCGAATATGCAGCTTCCGATGCTGCCGGGGGAACGCTTGCTAGCGCAGCAAATTTGGGCGTGATCGAGGGATCTGTTCAGCGCCAGGGGAGTCTAAGCTGGCTCGACCGACTGGACATCGTTCACTTTGAAATCACCGAAGACTCGCAGGTCAGCTTCGCTGTCGATCAACTCGGTGGCAACGCCGATCTGTATCTGATCAATCGCCAGGGCAACATCCTTGCTTCATCGACCAATCGCGGTTTCGGCGAAGAACTGATCCGCGGAAAGCTACGCAGTGGCGAGTACTACCTTGCCGTTTCCGCTCGAACGTTTTCTCCGATTTCGTACCGACTCTCGCTCGATGTCGAATCACTTGTCCCGATCAACGAATCACCGTCGAGCGATTCCCCCGCAACCGAGACGCCTGCGGAAACGACACCATCGCTTCTGCCGGAAGTCGACGATTTCGGTTCCAGTCTGGATTGGAACTTAAATGCCATTGGTGCGCCCGAAGCCTGGGCCGCCGGCTACACCGGCCAGGGCGTCACCGTGGCGGTCATCGACACCGGGGTTGACCTTGATCACCCCGACTTGCAACGCAGCATTTACGTCAACGCCGGCGAGATTCCCGGCAATGGGATCGACGACGACCAGAACGGCTACGTCGACGATGTCTCCGGCTATGACTTTGTCGACGGCGATGCGGACGCAAACGATGGCAACGGACACGGAACACATGTTGCCGGAACGATCGCCGCCGCCAATAACTCTGTTGGCGCCACCGGCGTTGCCCCCGAGGCAAACGTCCTTCCGATTCGCGTGCTGGACGATTCGGGACGCGGGTCAGACTCCGGCGTCGCCGCGGGCATCCGCTATGCCGCCGACATCGGCGCGCAAATCATCAATCTTAGTCTCGGCGGTGGGACCAGTTCCCGCATTGCCGCGGCGATTGAATACGCAACCTCGCTCGGTAGCTTGGTTGTTGCGGCGGCAGGTAACGAGTCATCTGCCGTCCCGAGCTACCCTGCCCAATACAGTCGCGAATCGACAAGCGTTCTCTCCGTCGGGGCATTTGATTCCTCCGGTCAGATCGCTTCGTTTAGCAACGGAGTTGACTCCAGCGGCGCCGTCCAAATTGATGCTCCCGGTGTCGGTATCTACAGCACCTACCTTGACGGCCGCTACGCAACGCTGAGTGGTACGAGCATGGCGACGCCCCATGTTGCCGGCGTCGCGGCGCTAATTCTATCTGCCGATCCTGATTTGACATCGAGTGAATTGCGTGAGCTACTGGCCAGCAGAACGATCGGCCAAGTGAACGGCAGTGATTCACTCGGCAAGCTCAGCACGCTCAGCGCAGTTGCGATGGCTGCGGCCGGAACGAGCGTCAACGCGTCGACCGATTCGCAGGTCCGTGCGTCGACGAGTTCGACCACGGTGCGCGCGACTTGGATGCCGCGATCAAGCAGCGACGCGAGGCTCGCTTCGTCAAACCGTTTGTTATCGCCAAGTGTCAATCGCGATGCGACAGGCGGGCGTCACTTCGGCGGCGAACCCGGCCAGCCGCTTTCGAGTTCGACGACGGTTTCGACAGAATTCACGCCGACCATGTTGCCAACGACACTGGTCGCAGAATCGAGCGTCGACGCGATCGATTGCCTGATGATGGACGAGAGCGGTCTCGGCGAAAGCGGTCAGCCTGATCGCGATGCACTCGACGCGTTCTTTGCGGGTTCCGACCGGCTCAGCATTTCTTAA
- a CDS encoding extracellular solute-binding protein → MVLYCALDEVFARPIIAAFERSTDNEIGVVGKFDVESTKTVGLVNQIIAEQQTPVCDVFWNNEIMHTVRLQKLGLLKPRTWKVASGWPSDMISSDGTWCGFAARARVLLVNAEKLTDKSQYPTSVRELADPKWRQNCAMARPLFGTTATHFAVLREKDGHDETIEFLSQIRDNAVVLSGNKQVAEAVASGQVAWGLTDTDDAIVEKDRLRKVEIVFPDQQADEPGTLRIPNTLAILKDAPHPVASEMFADYIVSASIEDRLAMGDSSQLPISRDSEFTPRVMPKNPVRWMEVDFEAAAEDWDEWAKELLAIFSE, encoded by the coding sequence GTGGTTCTGTATTGTGCGCTCGACGAAGTTTTTGCTCGGCCGATTATCGCGGCCTTTGAACGGAGCACGGACAACGAAATCGGCGTCGTCGGCAAGTTCGATGTCGAATCGACGAAGACGGTCGGACTGGTCAACCAAATCATCGCCGAACAACAAACGCCGGTGTGCGATGTGTTCTGGAACAACGAGATCATGCACACCGTTCGGCTCCAGAAACTCGGGTTGCTGAAACCTCGGACATGGAAGGTTGCCAGCGGCTGGCCGAGCGACATGATTTCCAGCGATGGAACTTGGTGCGGTTTCGCTGCCAGGGCGCGTGTCCTGTTGGTGAACGCTGAAAAATTGACGGACAAGTCGCAGTACCCCACCAGCGTTCGAGAATTAGCTGATCCGAAGTGGAGACAGAACTGTGCGATGGCAAGACCGCTGTTCGGAACGACGGCAACTCACTTCGCCGTTCTTCGCGAGAAAGACGGTCACGATGAAACCATCGAATTTCTAAGTCAGATTCGCGACAACGCCGTCGTGCTGTCGGGCAACAAACAAGTGGCCGAGGCCGTCGCATCGGGCCAGGTCGCTTGGGGCCTGACCGATACCGATGACGCGATTGTCGAAAAAGATCGCTTACGCAAGGTCGAGATTGTATTTCCGGATCAGCAAGCCGATGAACCGGGGACATTGCGGATTCCCAACACGCTGGCGATTTTAAAGGACGCCCCCCACCCCGTCGCCTCGGAAATGTTCGCCGATTACATCGTCAGTGCTTCGATCGAAGACCGTTTGGCGATGGGCGATAGCAGCCAACTGCCGATCAGCCGCGACAGCGAGTTCACTCCACGCGTGATGCCGAAAAACCCGGTGCGATGGATGGAAGTTGACTTCGAAGCCGCCGCCGAAGATTGGGACGAATGGGCGAAAGAGTTGCTGGCGATCTTTAGCGAATAG
- a CDS encoding DUF4159 domain-containing protein, producing MLRIAKLATFAILIVWCILPKPSKAAIDAATVSRSIDRGIAYLRGTQTDGGGWVEYPGNSCGLSALCTLALLNAGVSREDAAIRNAMKYLRATEATQTYSVALQTLAYCQYGSAADMPRIRDNVSKLSGEQMPNGAWGYGGKRVSRGDPSNSQFALLALGAAQDHGVQVDPEVFRRAIDYWKGLQNPDGGWSYSGGGSTGSMTCAGVASLIIAQGRLGDNSSSIEDGRIQCCGGESDEADPIQAGLDWLARRFIVEDNPNGHASTYFYYLYAIERTGRLSGRRFFGGHDWYREGAEKLLSIQDGFQGFWSGGDWEPASVATSFALLFLSKGKRQVVVGQLEHLADDRPQWQPHPDSLRQLIRHVERSWGRDLTWQTVRLKDANVVDLLQTPVLVISGNESLNLTDSQRALLKDYVDQGGTILFDASGDFGCGNSANFQNSVANLCASWYPDAPLERLPTSHPVFSAERQVDIGAMPTNFWIYGVQACCRTAVFFVPQSLTCRWELSDKLFTRGDPQNSLRRQIDHSVRIGQNVIAYATGRELKDKLDAQIVLQPEPLSEAARGSTRIASLAIGAGGADARRALPNVATIIRNQAQVDLSVPDSEVSFEPLDLANVDLLWVHGRREFTLTADQQNALRQFIERGGVVLGTAICGDDAFSQSFRTEFNRVLGDRPLRSMPADHPMLTRQYLGYDIRSVTIRRPGQTGNTSQLRKQSGPPLLEFAEVDGFVSVVFSPLDLSCALESQNSVQCPGYKTEDAAKIVTNVVQMTLHQ from the coding sequence ATGCTTCGAATTGCTAAGCTCGCCACCTTCGCAATCCTCATTGTCTGGTGCATCTTACCTAAACCTTCAAAGGCGGCGATTGATGCGGCGACCGTCAGCCGCTCGATCGACCGCGGGATCGCGTACTTACGAGGGACGCAGACCGACGGCGGTGGATGGGTCGAATACCCCGGCAATTCATGCGGCTTGAGCGCACTGTGCACGCTCGCTTTACTTAACGCCGGTGTCTCACGCGAAGACGCGGCGATCCGCAATGCGATGAAGTATTTGCGGGCTACCGAAGCCACGCAAACCTATTCGGTCGCGTTGCAAACCCTCGCATATTGCCAATACGGATCGGCCGCCGATATGCCACGGATCCGCGACAACGTTTCCAAGTTAAGCGGCGAACAAATGCCCAACGGTGCTTGGGGCTACGGCGGAAAACGTGTCTCGCGAGGCGACCCGTCCAATTCGCAATTTGCGTTGCTCGCCCTCGGCGCCGCACAAGACCATGGCGTCCAGGTCGACCCGGAGGTCTTTCGCCGGGCGATCGATTACTGGAAAGGATTACAGAATCCCGATGGCGGTTGGAGCTACAGCGGTGGCGGATCGACGGGCAGTATGACGTGCGCCGGCGTCGCGTCGTTGATCATCGCCCAAGGAAGACTGGGTGACAACAGTTCGTCGATCGAAGACGGACGCATTCAGTGCTGCGGTGGCGAAAGCGACGAAGCAGATCCAATCCAAGCCGGACTCGATTGGTTGGCCCGCCGGTTTATTGTCGAAGACAATCCGAACGGTCATGCGTCAACCTATTTCTATTACCTGTATGCGATCGAACGTACCGGACGCTTGTCGGGACGACGTTTCTTTGGCGGTCACGACTGGTATCGCGAAGGCGCCGAGAAATTGCTGTCGATCCAAGATGGCTTTCAAGGTTTTTGGTCCGGCGGTGACTGGGAACCAGCCTCGGTCGCGACCTCGTTTGCCTTGCTGTTTCTTTCTAAAGGAAAACGGCAAGTGGTCGTCGGCCAGTTGGAGCACCTCGCGGATGATCGCCCACAGTGGCAACCTCATCCCGATTCACTGCGGCAATTGATTCGCCACGTCGAACGATCGTGGGGGCGCGACCTGACCTGGCAGACGGTCCGACTGAAAGACGCCAACGTCGTCGACCTGCTACAAACACCGGTGCTGGTGATCAGCGGCAACGAGTCGCTGAACCTAACGGATTCACAGCGGGCGTTACTGAAAGACTATGTCGATCAAGGCGGTACGATCTTGTTCGATGCCAGCGGCGACTTTGGATGTGGTAATTCGGCCAACTTTCAAAACAGCGTCGCGAATCTGTGCGCAAGTTGGTATCCCGATGCGCCGCTGGAACGCCTGCCGACATCGCATCCGGTGTTCAGCGCCGAACGACAAGTCGACATCGGTGCCATGCCGACGAATTTTTGGATCTATGGAGTTCAAGCGTGCTGCCGAACCGCCGTCTTCTTTGTCCCCCAAAGTTTGACGTGTCGCTGGGAATTGTCCGACAAGCTATTCACCCGCGGTGATCCACAAAACTCGCTCCGCCGCCAGATCGATCACTCCGTCCGCATCGGGCAAAACGTGATCGCGTATGCGACCGGCCGAGAGCTAAAAGACAAACTTGACGCCCAAATCGTCCTACAGCCCGAACCGCTATCGGAAGCCGCGCGCGGCTCGACGCGGATCGCCAGCCTTGCGATTGGAGCCGGCGGCGCGGATGCCCGGCGCGCGTTGCCCAATGTCGCGACGATCATTCGCAACCAAGCGCAAGTCGATCTGTCGGTACCCGATTCCGAAGTCAGTTTCGAACCGTTGGACCTTGCCAACGTCGACTTGTTGTGGGTGCATGGCCGTCGTGAATTTACGTTGACGGCGGACCAGCAGAACGCGCTGCGGCAATTCATCGAGCGTGGTGGTGTTGTCCTGGGAACCGCAATCTGTGGTGACGACGCCTTCTCCCAATCGTTTCGGACCGAATTCAACCGCGTACTTGGCGATCGACCACTTCGATCGATGCCGGCCGATCATCCGATGCTGACACGGCAGTACCTGGGCTACGACATCCGTTCGGTCACGATCCGTCGGCCCGGTCAAACCGGCAACACGTCGCAATTGCGAAAGCAATCCGGACCGCCGCTGTTGGAGTTCGCGGAAGTCGACGGGTTTGTCTCGGTGGTGTTTTCACCACTCGATTTATCATGTGCCCTCGAAAGCCAGAACAGCGTCCAGTGCCCCGGCTACAAAACCGAAGACGCGGCCAAGATCGTCACCAACGTCGTCCAAATGACGCTCCATCAATAG
- a CDS encoding glycerophosphodiester phosphodiesterase family protein, producing MAAHFCCFVASSFNVFAEPPSTLYRIDAKSPEGLRQLFQRGGGPLPIVSAHRGGGEMPGYPENCLETFEHTLRHAYAMLEIDLQETADGALVLHHDATLDRTTTGNGPVSDQTLAELKQLFLKDVDGNVTSYRMPTLEETLQWARGKTILIFDKKKVSVERCVQEIQRHQAQSYAMVMAYSIDEIKQCHRLDSDIMMEVMIGNDKRFDQFQQSGVPFDRVVAFVGHQPPTDQALIERLHGERVCCIAGTSRNLDKPLKDLSNQDDPSAKKKTELQSKYQERLDFGVDLIETDLPVEVSTLLGLTDQVPDAKRRFFIPRSEHAPESNHNSHHQLERIQVSDDGTHFVGKDSGAKFRPWGYNFVGEFGQIVEEYWDENWASLEEDFREMKRLGANVVRLHLQVGTYMQSPNEVDHHQLRRLASVLDLADRTGLYLDLTGLGCYHLDQVPDWFAESNERQRWETQANFWEAIAKTCSGHPAVFCYDLINEPVLGPPKDGEHPWLLGELGGQYFVQRISHRGDASSRQDIAAEWVNRMVTAIKKHDSESMITIGVIPWAHVWPNAKPLFYSAPIADQFDFVSVHFYPQTGEVDKAIEALAVYDIGKPLVIEETFPLKCSLDEFDTFIKRSEKITEGWIAHYFGRTIEQHRAGAEPVGPIAAQFLEYWSSAIDTNE from the coding sequence GTGGCAGCCCACTTCTGCTGTTTCGTTGCGTCGTCTTTCAACGTCTTTGCCGAGCCGCCGTCCACGCTGTACCGAATCGACGCAAAGTCTCCCGAAGGTCTTCGCCAACTCTTTCAACGTGGCGGCGGTCCGTTACCGATCGTCAGCGCCCATCGTGGCGGCGGCGAAATGCCTGGTTATCCGGAAAACTGCCTCGAAACGTTCGAGCACACGCTGCGTCACGCCTACGCGATGCTGGAGATCGACCTCCAGGAAACCGCCGATGGGGCTTTAGTACTGCACCATGACGCAACACTCGATCGAACCACCACTGGAAACGGCCCCGTATCCGACCAAACACTCGCCGAACTGAAACAGCTATTCCTCAAAGACGTCGACGGCAACGTCACGTCCTATCGCATGCCAACGCTGGAAGAAACCTTGCAGTGGGCACGGGGCAAAACGATCTTGATCTTCGACAAAAAGAAAGTCTCTGTCGAACGGTGTGTGCAAGAAATCCAGCGGCACCAAGCACAAAGCTATGCGATGGTGATGGCTTACAGCATCGACGAAATCAAGCAGTGTCACCGACTTGATTCAGACATCATGATGGAAGTCATGATCGGAAACGACAAACGATTCGATCAGTTTCAACAAAGCGGGGTGCCGTTTGATCGAGTGGTCGCATTTGTCGGACACCAACCTCCGACCGACCAAGCCTTGATTGAGCGTTTGCACGGCGAACGTGTGTGCTGCATCGCGGGAACATCACGCAACTTGGACAAGCCCCTCAAAGACCTATCCAATCAAGACGATCCTTCCGCCAAAAAGAAAACCGAACTGCAATCGAAGTATCAGGAACGCCTCGATTTCGGCGTTGATTTGATCGAAACCGACTTGCCCGTCGAAGTCTCCACCCTGCTCGGCTTGACCGATCAAGTTCCCGACGCCAAACGCCGTTTTTTCATTCCACGATCAGAGCATGCCCCAGAGTCAAACCACAACTCGCATCATCAACTCGAACGGATCCAAGTTTCAGACGATGGCACCCACTTCGTCGGTAAAGATTCCGGAGCCAAATTTCGACCTTGGGGCTACAACTTCGTTGGCGAATTCGGGCAGATCGTCGAGGAATACTGGGACGAGAATTGGGCGTCACTGGAAGAAGACTTTCGTGAGATGAAGCGACTCGGTGCCAATGTTGTCCGCCTGCACTTGCAAGTCGGCACCTACATGCAATCTCCCAACGAAGTTGACCACCACCAACTCCGGCGTCTCGCATCGGTTTTGGACTTGGCCGACCGAACCGGTCTTTACCTGGATTTGACTGGGTTAGGCTGCTATCACCTCGATCAAGTGCCGGATTGGTTTGCCGAGTCAAACGAACGACAGCGGTGGGAGACGCAGGCCAACTTCTGGGAGGCGATCGCCAAAACTTGTTCGGGGCATCCGGCAGTGTTCTGTTATGACCTGATCAACGAGCCTGTCTTGGGCCCGCCCAAAGACGGCGAACATCCGTGGCTGTTGGGTGAGTTGGGCGGCCAATACTTTGTCCAGCGGATCAGCCATCGAGGAGACGCCTCGTCACGCCAAGATATCGCGGCCGAGTGGGTCAACCGAATGGTCACTGCGATTAAGAAGCACGACTCCGAATCCATGATCACGATCGGTGTGATCCCCTGGGCTCATGTTTGGCCCAACGCCAAGCCGCTGTTTTATTCCGCCCCGATCGCCGATCAATTTGATTTCGTCAGCGTTCATTTCTATCCGCAAACCGGGGAAGTCGACAAAGCGATCGAGGCATTGGCGGTCTACGACATCGGGAAACCACTTGTAATCGAAGAAACGTTTCCGCTGAAGTGTTCACTGGATGAATTCGATACGTTCATCAAACGAAGCGAAAAAATCACCGAAGGTTGGATTGCGCATTATTTCGGTCGCACGATCGAGCAGCATCGCGCCGGCGCCGAACCCGTCGGGCCAATCGCGGCACAGTTCCTCGAGTACTGGTCATCAGCAATCGATACCAACGAGTAA
- a CDS encoding DUF58 domain-containing protein — MSSPLSPEALQQIKRLDLRARMVVRGFLQGLHSSPFQGFSVQFSEHRRYNRGDDPKLIDWLVYAKTDKYFIKRFESETNLVGYLVIDLSSSMGFTESQSMTKFEYVTCLAAALTYLMLMQQDPVGLITFDEKLHASLPARSRRGHLGDVIAQLSNLQPQGTTDVPASLSQVAAMLKQHSLVMLFSDLWPADDDSVDWKVQIDQTISALARLRHAGHDVIVFHVLDAAEVEFPYDGPVQFTDSESGQTVSVDATGFRADYLAALQEFRDAYREGCNKLQIDYVPLDTSMPFDTALTEYLTQRQGRF; from the coding sequence ATGAGTTCGCCACTATCGCCGGAAGCGTTGCAGCAAATCAAACGTTTGGATTTGCGTGCCCGGATGGTGGTCCGAGGATTTTTGCAAGGGTTGCACAGCAGTCCCTTTCAAGGGTTTTCGGTTCAGTTTAGCGAGCACCGACGTTACAACCGTGGCGATGATCCAAAACTGATCGATTGGTTGGTCTATGCCAAGACCGACAAGTACTTTATCAAACGGTTCGAGTCGGAAACCAACCTGGTTGGATACCTGGTCATCGATCTGTCCTCGTCGATGGGGTTCACCGAAAGTCAATCGATGACAAAGTTCGAGTATGTGACCTGTTTGGCGGCAGCCCTGACGTACCTGATGCTGATGCAACAAGACCCGGTCGGACTGATCACGTTTGACGAAAAGCTACACGCGTCGCTCCCCGCACGATCAAGACGCGGTCACCTTGGCGACGTCATCGCACAGCTTTCGAATTTACAGCCTCAGGGGACGACCGACGTTCCGGCATCGCTTTCGCAGGTCGCCGCGATGTTGAAGCAACACTCATTGGTGATGCTGTTCAGCGATCTTTGGCCGGCCGACGACGATTCGGTGGATTGGAAGGTGCAAATCGACCAAACGATTTCTGCACTCGCAAGATTGCGACACGCGGGGCACGATGTGATCGTTTTTCACGTCTTGGACGCCGCCGAGGTCGAGTTTCCGTACGACGGTCCGGTTCAGTTTACCGATTCGGAATCTGGGCAGACGGTCAGCGTGGACGCCACCGGATTTCGCGCCGACTACTTGGCTGCCCTGCAAGAGTTCAGGGATGCTTACCGCGAAGGGTGTAATAAGCTGCAGATCGATTATGTCCCACTGGACACCAGCATGCCTTTCGACACCGCGTTGACTGAATACTTAACACAGCGGCAGGGGCGATTTTAG